The window AAAAAATTGCTGTTTTGTGCTAAATCAAAAGGTCGTTGCACGTTTGCTACATCTGATTTTCCTTCGGAAAATCCTCGTACGCAAACACGCAACTTTCCATATACAAAACCGTTGGCATTCATTGTGGCTCACTCAAACTCAAACGGAATTAATAAAAACTCAAATATGAAAAAAATAATTTTTATCAACTTACTTCTGATTACATCATTGTCATTTGCTCAAACAAAAATTGCAACAACAGAAGACGGAAAAAAAGTACTTTTGAAAGATGACAAAACGTGGGAATATCTTAATCCTGATACTAAACCGAAAAATTCTTGTGTAGTTGATGCAAATTTTAAAGAACCTAAATGGAAAAAGAGTTCTTCTTGGAAAAGAATGGGAACAAGAGTCGATGATTTAAAAAAACATATTTCAGTAGATTTAGGAATTGACGAGAAAAAAATTATTCTTTTATCACTTTCTGAACAACTTGGAAACGCAGTTTATCAGTTGTGTGTCGATGGGACAAAAATGAAATATAGAAGAACTGGTTCAGTTTTCAGAAAAGACGGAGAAGATGTTTTAAAAATGGATTAAATAATGGACAGAAAAGAAATAGCATATTTCAATCAAAACGGAAGATATTTAGTCGTTACAATGGACGATGAAAGTTTCATTTTGAATTCAAAAGAAGAGTTTGAAAAATATGTGAAAGACAATAATTGTATAATAGTAAAACATTAAAAACAACGAAATGGCAACACCGTGCATAAAAAATTGCTACTTTTAGCTTAACCAAAAATAGTTGCTTTTTTGCAATCTTATATTTTCCTGCGGAAAATAACGATGGCACAAAATCGCAACTTTTCATAACACAAACACATTCTAAAAAACTTAATGTTTACTTTTTTTCAATAACTGAGGAAACTTACTTTTAAAAGCATTTAACCTTGGAATAGATACATTTTGTATATAAGGATTTTCAGGATGTAATTTCTCATAATCTTGGTGATACTCTTCTGCTTTATAAAACTTAGTAAATCTTGTAACTTCAGTAACTATTTTACCATTGTATTTCTCTTTATTTAATTTTGAAATAGCAGCATTTATAATTTGTTTTTCTGCTTCCGTTTTATAAAAAGCTATGGAACGATATTGCGAACCATAATCTGGATGTTGTCCATTTACAGTAGTTGGATTATGAGAACCATAAAACACATCAACCAAGGTTTTAAAACTCACAACCTCCGGATTGTAATAAACAGCAACAGTTTCTGAATGTCCTGTTCTACCTGTTCCTATAGATTTATAAGTTGGATTTTTAGTGTGCCCACCAGCATAACCAGAAACAGCTTCTTCTACTCCACTTACACTTTCAAATATAGCTTCTACACACCAAAAACATCCGCTTGCAAAATACGCTACCTCAGTTCCTTCTTGAGGTTGAAAAACAATATTATCTGCCATTTTTTCTTCCGAAGAAAAGCTAAATAATGTAACTGTTATCAATGTTAAAAATAGTAATGCCTTGGAAAACTTCATGTTTAATATATTTTATGTCTTAAAGATTCAAAATTATTAATTCTTCAAAAAATAACTAGATTCTATTATTTGGTCGTATCAAAACAAGAGTTCGTACAATTGTTTACAACTTTAGCATTTTGTTAAGAATGATAGTTGTAAAATGCTAGATAGATACTTACTTTTGTTATTCAAATTTATAATAATTAATGGAACATTTTATAGTATCTGCACGTAAATATCGCCCTCAAAACTTTGAGGATGTTGTTGGGCAACAAGCCATAACTAATACGTTAGAAAATGCTATAAAAAACAACCATTTAGCGCAAGCTTTATTATTTACTGGACCACGTGGAGTTGGTAAAACTTCTTGTGCGCGTATTTTGGCTAAGAAAATAAATCAACAAGATGCGGCGCTTTCTTCTGAAGATGAAGATTTTGCTTTCAATATTTTTGAATTGGATGCGGCGTCTAACAACTCGGTAGATGACATTAGAAATCTTACTGAGCAAGTTCGTATTCCGCCACAAATAGGTAAGTATAAAATATATATTATTGATGAGGTGCACATGCTTTCTGCTTCTGCATTTAATGCGTTTTTAAAAACGTTAGAAGAACCGCCAGCACATGCTATTTTCATTTTAGCTACTACAGAAAAGCATAAAATTATTCCAACTATATTATCTCGTTGTCAAATATTCGATTTTAAACGAATTGGTGTTTTAGATGCTAAAAATTATCTAAAAACAATTTGTGAGAAAGAAAATATAACGGCAGATGATGATGCGTTGCACATAATAGCTCAAAAAGCCGATGGTGCAATGCGAGATGCTTTATCAATTTTTGATAGAGTTGTTAGTTTTTCTGGAAATAATTTAACGCGTGAAGCTGTAACCGAAAACTTAAATGTTTTAGATTATGATGCTTATTTTTCTATGACAGACTTGTTATTGGAAAATAAAATTCCAGAAGTATTGGTTAACTTCAATACTATTTTATCTAAAGGTTTTGACGGACAGCATTTTATTAACGGTTTAGCAAGTCATTTTAGAGACTTATTAGTAGCTAAAGATAAAGCTACTGTTGCCTTATTAGAAGTTGGAGACAATACTAAAAAGAAGTATTTAGAACAAGCTACAAAAGCAACTTTGCAGTTTTTATTAACGTCTATTGATAAAGCAAATGATTGTGATTTAAAATATAGAGCTAGTAAAAATCAGCGATTGTTGGTAGAACTAACATTAATGCAAATTGCCTCTATCACTTTTGATGGAGAAAAAAAAAAGTCAGCTAACTACATAATTCCAGCTACTTTTTTTACTGCCTTATCTCCTGCTGTTAAAGAAATTGCAAAACCAAAACCTTTAGAAAAGAAACCTGTAACAGTACAAAAAACTGTTATTGAAAAACCTAAAGCAACTTTAAAAACTCCTGTTCTTAAAACTACCAAGAGGCGTTCTTCAGCATTTTCTTTAAAATCTGTTTTGGAAAAAAAGGTTGACAATACCAAAAGTGTTGTTGAAGAAAACTACGATAATCATCCTAGAACTCCTTTTACTCAAAAAGAACTAATTAAGAGTTGGAATTTATATCAACAAAAGCTAATTAAACAAGGTGAAAAGAACATGGCTTATGGTATGAGTTCTAGCGAACCAAAATTATTAGCAGATTTTAAAATTAGTTTTACATTACCTAATGAATTAATGAAAGGTCAATTAAAAACAGGAAGTACTAAATTAGTTTCATTCTTAAGAAGCTCTCTTAACAACTACGGAATTAACTTGGAACTCGATGTTAGTGAAACAGTTGAAAAAAAGTTTGCTTATACTCCTCAAGAAAAATTTGATAAATTAAAAGAGAAAAACCCATTATTAGAAGAACTACGTATAAAGTTTCAACTAGACATGTAATTCTTCTTTAACATTTACATTTTTACCTAAATAAACCAGAGAAATATTTTCTTTCTTTTCATTTTTATTTTCAAATTCAGGAATTAAATATAAGTTTTTACCATTCTTTACAAATAACGGAACAGATTTTACCTCATTATAAAGTTTAGAAAACGTCTCGATGTATTCTTCTTCATTATTAATTTTTATTTCATAAATTTCTGGGTTCTTTCTAAACGCTTCACTTAAATTAATATAATCGTCCTTTGGTGTAAGATAATTAACTTTATTATTTACTGAGTTTTGTCTAATTTCTTCAGAAGTTGCTAACCTATAAGCTCCATGTTCTCCAAATTCTTTAGAAAAGTTATTAATTGCATATTCATTTACAGCTTCACTTCCGGTCATAGAAAGTAAATAGCCAACATCATTTAACTCTATATTATCAGCTAAATTATCGCCGTAAATATCTACAGAAAAAGCTTCTAAATTAGATTTATTGGCTTTATCAATATAATTTTTATTTGAATCTATTAATACTACTCTTTTTCCGTAATCTCTTAAATAACTAGCAATTAACCTAGCTGGCCCAGAAGCTCCAACAATTAAAATTGCATTAGAGCTTTTTAAGAAAACACCAACCATTTTAGCAAATAATCTTGCTGTGGTTGCGTTTAAAAGTACAGTTCCTAATACAATCATAAAAACTAAAGGTGTAATATATTCTGCTCCAGAAACACCTTGTTTTATTAATTTACTCCCAAATAGAGAAGCAATACCTGCTGCTACAATTCCTCTTGGACCAACCCAACTAATAAAAAGTTTTTCGTTAAATTTTAAATTAGAATTATGAGTACTTAAAAAAACAGCAATTGGCCTAATTACAAATACAACTATAGCAAATAAAATTAAAGTATTCCATGAATATAAAAGCATTAAATCTTGAATGTTAATATTAGCAGAAAGTAAA of the Tenacibaculum todarodis genome contains:
- a CDS encoding DUF3157 family protein — protein: MKKIIFINLLLITSLSFAQTKIATTEDGKKVLLKDDKTWEYLNPDTKPKNSCVVDANFKEPKWKKSSSWKRMGTRVDDLKKHISVDLGIDEKKIILLSLSEQLGNAVYQLCVDGTKMKYRRTGSVFRKDGEDVLKMD
- a CDS encoding cation:proton antiporter, giving the protein MLELAGIVILGIIAQWFAWKFKIPAILPLILIGLLVGPIAAEFLSDDKTKWIEPIWNGTKGLFPGESLYYFVSLAISIILFEGGLTLKREEIKNVGPVITKLITLGSAVTFFGAGITAHYIFGLSWELSYLFSGLIIVTGPTVITPILRNIPLKRDVSTVLKWEGILIDPIGALVAVLVFEFITAGGGGGFTKTALLEFGKIVLFGTTFGFTFAHALAFSINKKLVPHYLLNVVSLSAVLSVFVLSEAFAHESGLLAVVVMGMVLGNSNLKSLKELLYFKESLSVLLISMLFILLSANINIQDLMLLYSWNTLILFAIVVFVIRPIAVFLSTHNSNLKFNEKLFISWVGPRGIVAAGIASLFGSKLIKQGVSGAEYITPLVFMIVLGTVLLNATTARLFAKMVGVFLKSSNAILIVGASGPARLIASYLRDYGKRVVLIDSNKNYIDKANKSNLEAFSVDIYGDNLADNIELNDVGYLLSMTGSEAVNEYAINNFSKEFGEHGAYRLATSEEIRQNSVNNKVNYLTPKDDYINLSEAFRKNPEIYEIKINNEEEYIETFSKLYNEVKSVPLFVKNGKNLYLIPEFENKNEKKENISLVYLGKNVNVKEELHV
- the msrA gene encoding peptide-methionine (S)-S-oxide reductase MsrA gives rise to the protein MKFSKALLFLTLITVTLFSFSSEEKMADNIVFQPQEGTEVAYFASGCFWCVEAIFESVSGVEEAVSGYAGGHTKNPTYKSIGTGRTGHSETVAVYYNPEVVSFKTLVDVFYGSHNPTTVNGQHPDYGSQYRSIAFYKTEAEKQIINAAISKLNKEKYNGKIVTEVTRFTKFYKAEEYHQDYEKLHPENPYIQNVSIPRLNAFKSKFPQLLKKSKH
- the dnaX gene encoding DNA polymerase III subunit gamma/tau; amino-acid sequence: MEHFIVSARKYRPQNFEDVVGQQAITNTLENAIKNNHLAQALLFTGPRGVGKTSCARILAKKINQQDAALSSEDEDFAFNIFELDAASNNSVDDIRNLTEQVRIPPQIGKYKIYIIDEVHMLSASAFNAFLKTLEEPPAHAIFILATTEKHKIIPTILSRCQIFDFKRIGVLDAKNYLKTICEKENITADDDALHIIAQKADGAMRDALSIFDRVVSFSGNNLTREAVTENLNVLDYDAYFSMTDLLLENKIPEVLVNFNTILSKGFDGQHFINGLASHFRDLLVAKDKATVALLEVGDNTKKKYLEQATKATLQFLLTSIDKANDCDLKYRASKNQRLLVELTLMQIASITFDGEKKKSANYIIPATFFTALSPAVKEIAKPKPLEKKPVTVQKTVIEKPKATLKTPVLKTTKRRSSAFSLKSVLEKKVDNTKSVVEENYDNHPRTPFTQKELIKSWNLYQQKLIKQGEKNMAYGMSSSEPKLLADFKISFTLPNELMKGQLKTGSTKLVSFLRSSLNNYGINLELDVSETVEKKFAYTPQEKFDKLKEKNPLLEELRIKFQLDM